A stretch of the Vanacampus margaritifer isolate UIUO_Vmar chromosome 6, RoL_Vmar_1.0, whole genome shotgun sequence genome encodes the following:
- the lrrc4ca gene encoding leucine rich repeat containing 4C, a, protein MLNKMTSSQQQQMMRGPRLNRALSDPLFVLLLALQLLVVAGLVRAQTCPSVCSCSNQFSKVICTRRGLREVPDGISTNTRYLNLQENLIQVIKVDSFKHLRHLEILQLSKNHIRKIELGAFNGLASLNTLELFDNRLTTIPNGAFEYLSKLKELWLRNNPIESIPSYAFNRVTSLRRLDLGELKRLSYISEGAFEGLSNLRYLNLGMCNLKEIPNLIPLVKLDELEMSGNQLSVVRPGSFKGLIHLQKLWMMHAQIQTIERNSFDDLQSLVELNLAHNNLTLLPHDLFTPLHHLERVHLHHNPWNCNCDILWLSWWLKEMVPANTSCCARCSSPAHHKGRYIGELDQNYFHCYAPVIVEPPADLNVTEGSAAELKCRASSLTSVSWITPNGSIMTHGAYKIRISVLNDGTLNFTNVTMQDTGTYTCMVSNSAGNTTASATLNVSSPENSSFSYFTTVTVEMIETPHNEGFTTIVQQKVGPTPSAHTWKFVSPSSTTTSTVQTPLSTRATEKTYTIPVTEFGGEGSLNGLDEVMKTTKIIIGCFVAITLMAAVMLIIFYKMRKQHHQQNHHAPTRTIEIINVDEDCVTGGPGMEGHLTLPPLEHEHLNHYNTYKTAYNHVSTINSLHSSAHEPLLIRANSKDNVQETQI, encoded by the coding sequence ATGTTAAACAAGATGACCTCCTCTCAGCAGCAGCAGATGATGCGAGGTCCTAGGTTGAACCGGGCCTTGTCCGACCCTTTGTTTGTGCTGCTGCTGGCCCTACAGCTTTTGGTGGTCGCGGGTCTGGTGCGTGCTCAGACGTGCCCTTCAGTCTGCTCCTGCAGTAATCAGTTCAGCAAAGTCATCTGCACACGGAGGGGGCTACGAGAGGTCCCTGATGGCATTTCTACCAACACACGCTACCTGAATCTCCAAGAAAACCTCATTCAGGTGATTAAAGTGGACAGCTTCAAGCACTTAAGACATTTGGAAATCTTGCAGCTGAGTAAAAACCACATACGGAAAATTGAGCTTGGGGCCTTCAATGGACTTGCTAGCCTCAATACCCTGGAGCTTTTTGATAACCGCCTCACCACGATCCCAAATGGGGCATTTGAGTACCTGTCCAAACTAAAGGAGCTATGGCTGAGGAATAATCCAATTGAGAGTATTCCCTCCTATGCTTTCAACAGGGTGACCTCATTACGACGGCTGGACCTTGGGGAGCTTAAAAGGCTATCCTACATATCTGAGGGGGCCTTTGAAGGGCTGAGCAATCTTCGCTACTTAAATCTGGGAATGTGCAATCTGAAGGAAATTCCCAACCTCATTCCCCTGGTGAAGCTGGATGAGCTGGAGATGTCAGGGAACCAGCTGTCTGTGGTCCGGCCTGGCTCTTTTAAGGGGCTCATCCATCTCCAGAAGCTATGGATGATGCATGCCCAGATCCAGACTATTGAAAGAAACTCATTTGATGATCTCCAGTCACTAGTGGAGCTTAATTTAGCCCACAACAACCTTACACTCTTGCCCCATGATCTGTTCACTCCTTTGCATCATCTGGAGCGGGTGCATTTGCACCACAACCCTTGGAATTGTAACTGTGACATCCTGTGGCTGAGTTGGTGGCTCAAGGAGATGGTACCAGCAAACACCAGCTGCTGCGCCCGCTGCAGCTCACCGGCTCACCACAAAGGGCGCTACATCGGAGAGCTTGACCAAAACTACTTTCACTGTTATGCTCCTGTTATTGTGGAGCCCCCAGCTGACCTAAATGTGACAGAGGGGAGCGCTGCAGAGTTGAAATGTCGAGCCAGCTCTTTGACTTCTGTGAGCTGGATTACCCCCAATGGTTCCATCATGACGCACGGCGCGTACAAGATCAGAATCTCAGTGCTGAATGATGGCACTCTGAACTTCACCAATGTTACCATGCAAGACACtggtacatatacatgtatggTCAGTAACTCAGCCGGTAACACAACAGCGTCAGCCACACTCAATGTGTCCTCGCCTGAGAACAGCAGTTTCAGCTACTTCACCACAGTAACTGTGGAGATGATAGAAACGCCACATAACGAAGGCTTTACCACAATTGTGCAACAGAAGGTTGGCCCCACACCCTCGGCCCATACATGGAAGTTTGTGTCACCCAGTTCCACAACTACCAGCACGGTGCAGACCCCTCTCTCCACTCGTGCCACAGAGAAGACCTACACAATCCCTGTCACTGAATTTGGTGGGGAAGGCTCCCTAAATGGCTTAGATGAGGTCATGAAGACAACCAAGATCATAATCGGCTGTTTTGTTGCAATCACGCTCATGGCAGCTGTCATGCTGATCATCTTCTACAAAATGCGTAAACAGCACCACCAGCAGAATCATCACGCGCCCACACGTACCATTGAGATCATTAATGTGGACGAGGACTGCGTAACAGGAGGACCGGGCATGGAGGGCCACCTGACTTTGCCTCCTCTTGAACATGAGCACCTCAACCATTACAACACGTATAAAACGGCATACAACCATGTCTCCACCATCAACTCCCTACACAGCTCGGCGCATGAACCTTTGTTAATCCGGGCAAACTCAAAAGACAATGTGCAAGAGACCCAAATCTGA